One window from the genome of Leptolyngbyaceae cyanobacterium encodes:
- a CDS encoding ADP-ribosylglycohydrolase family protein — MDSILADKIRGVIFGQAVGDALGLGAEGLSKSQVLEYYPNGLKKYSEIVRDRYRSAWVCGDWTDDTDMMLCILDSLLEKQQIDLCDIGIRFYQWASAANPGIGSLTYNVLFSAQLSKVNFFQPDFESNYYVAAKKYWEDSDREAAANGGVMRTSILGIWEYHFPEKIKSNATKVCQITHYDPRCVASCIAVSLAISKLLQGVNNIENLIAEIATEVTEYHPDIAEYFARSQNASIEALQLAEPKGMGYTLKTMSAGFWALQHLSSFEDGILKIIHEGGDADTNAAVAGAILGAKFGYKSIPQHWIDELAYKTELEKRVEQLINLVAGQL, encoded by the coding sequence ATGGACAGCATTTTGGCCGATAAAATTCGCGGAGTCATTTTCGGGCAAGCGGTTGGCGATGCTTTAGGTTTAGGTGCAGAAGGATTATCAAAATCGCAAGTTTTGGAATATTACCCAAATGGATTAAAAAAGTATAGTGAAATCGTGCGCGATCGCTATCGTTCAGCCTGGGTTTGCGGTGATTGGACTGATGACACCGATATGATGCTTTGCATCCTCGATAGCTTGCTAGAAAAACAACAAATAGATTTGTGCGATATTGGCATCAGATTTTATCAATGGGCATCTGCTGCTAATCCAGGCATCGGTTCTTTAACTTACAATGTACTCTTTTCTGCTCAATTATCTAAGGTTAACTTTTTTCAACCAGATTTTGAAAGTAACTACTACGTAGCGGCTAAGAAATATTGGGAAGATTCAGATCGAGAAGCCGCTGCAAATGGCGGCGTCATGCGAACATCTATTTTAGGTATTTGGGAGTATCATTTCCCTGAAAAAATCAAATCAAACGCTACCAAAGTTTGTCAAATCACTCACTACGATCCTCGTTGTGTCGCTAGTTGTATAGCAGTTTCTTTAGCAATTAGCAAGTTATTGCAAGGAGTGAATAATATAGAAAATTTAATTGCCGAAATTGCAACAGAAGTAACAGAATATCATCCGGATATAGCAGAGTATTTTGCGCGATCGCAAAATGCTTCTATAGAAGCACTGCAACTAGCAGAACCAAAGGGAATGGGATATACTCTCAAAACTATGAGTGCGGGATTTTGGGCGCTGCAACACCTGTCATCTTTTGAAGATGGAATATTGAAAATTATCCATGAAGGTGGAGATGCCGATACTAATGCGGCAGTAGCAGGTGCGATATTAGGAGCAAAGTTTGGGTATAAATCTATTCCTCAACATTGGATTGATGAATTGGCTTATAAAACTGAGTTAGAAAAAAGAGTTGAACAGTTAATAAATTTAGTAGCAGGACAACTATAG